The genomic DNA AGTAACCCAGTATGGTCTTGCTGTGTGTTACAATGATTTTTTTCTGTTACTGTATATGGAAACTGTTCTTCCAGATGGAGAAATTGTATCAAAACCAATGGTGCTGTTCTTGGGACCATGGAGTGTTGGAAAGTCCACCATGGTCAACTATCTCCTGGGATTGGATGAGACCATCTACCAGCTTTATACAGGTACTGAGATAACAATCAGAAGGAGAAATTgagcagattaggcctttattccctagaatttagaagaatgataagtgatctaattgaaacaaaaATCTTCAGtggctagacagggtagatgctgggaggatatctcccctggctggggagcctagaactaagggtcacagtctcagaacaaggagtcagccatttaggactgagatgaggagaaatttcttcattcaaagggttgtcaatctttggaattctctactccagttgttgagtatattcaagactgagatcaatagatttttgggtatgaAGGAAATCCaggtatatggggatagtgcaatAACATGAGTTGAtgtagatcagccatggtcatattgaatggtgggcagactcgaagggctgaatggcctcctcctgatccttcTGCTATGAGTTTTAATTCACTGTGacaattggaactttcaagacCGAGATAGATTttctattctgatgaaaggttatcgaccttaAACGTTAACTATTTCTCCCTccagagaagctgcctgacctgttgagtatttctagcattttctttatttcagatttctagcattcacagtattttacttttgtagatagatttttgttgggtaatagtttagtttagagatacagcactgaaacaggcccttcggccgaccgagtctgtgccgaccatcaaccacccatttatactaatcctacactaatcccatattcctaccacatccgcaccagtccctatatttccctaccacctacctatactaggggcaatttataatggccaatttacctaccaacctgcaagtcttttggctgtgggaggaaaccggagcacccagagaaaacccacgcaaacacagggagaatttgcaaactccacacaggcagtacccagaattgaacctgggtcgctggagctgtgagcctgcggtgctaaccactagtattagggataaaaacaagaaatgctggaaatactcagcaggtctggcagcatctgtggaaaggaaagcagagttaacgtttcaggtcagtgacccttcttcagaaccctatAGTATTAGGGATGTGGTGCAAAGAGAAATGGAATtgcgatgcagatcagccatgatcgaattaaaGGGCCGAGCAGGCTGGTAGTGCCGAATAGTCTACTCATGTTTCCAATTTTCTTGTGTTCTTCATTTCGCCCTAGGTGCGGAACCGACTACATCGGAATTTACCGTGTTGATGCACGGATCTAAGATACGCACAGTAGAAGGAATTGTCATGGCTGCTGATAGTGCTCGATCATTCTCTCCTCTGGAAAAGTTCGGACAGAACTTTCTGGAGAAACTTGTTGGCATTGAGATTCCACACAAGCTGCTGGAACGAGTGACTGTTGTGGACACGCCTGGAATAATCGAAAACCGTAAACAACAAGAAAGAGGTAATTAACAGGAAATGCTGCATGGTCATTTGGGTGAGGTGCAATATTGCAGTTCCAGCCCCGACCTTCAGGATGGGAAGGGGGCAAATTACCTTTTAGAATTAACAATGTTGAACCAAAATAGACAGCTATGAACTAGCTGTAAACCGTGATGGTGCAGGTTAAAGTTGGGGAAATGGCAACAAGAACTTTTCTGGGTTTTCAAATAGCCATGGTTATGTAGTAACACCATAATCATAGAAGCTACATCCATTCCTATACCTGACTATCCTGTTATTTTTAGCACAGCAGTGCTGATTCCACAATCGGGATTTCAGTGAGGACCGCACCCCTAATGTCTCAATACGTATTTCCAGGAGGTGAGGTTGCGTATTAGAGGGAAGGGCCCTGACGACTGCGCACTGTTGTTACATACAGGTTAACACTGGTCACAGTATGTACAAGACAACGACACTTGAAGGCACCGATATGTCGAACTGCAAGagcatcttttgggcctccttatctcgagagacaatggatacgcgcctggaggtggtcacaaacaaatttctctgcagcacctgtgaaagagcctttatagccactccaggcgctgcttcacaaaccactgaccacctccaagagcATCACTCAGATGTTTTATTATCGTCTTGGGTTAAAAAGTCAATTTTGGGTATTTGCCAAAGTTCTTCGCCTgtttattttaaataggttaaGTACTTCAACGGTCTTGCATCGATGCAGTGACCTTGCATTAGAAAAACATTCCAAAATACTTTGCTGAGGAGAAAACAAAAGCGATAAGTACAGTTCACAGTGATTTAGGGCATGGTCCGAAGGGTGTGTTTGAGAAGGCGTTTAGAGGGGGAGAGAAGTAGGTTGAAGGGGTGGAACGGAGAAATGGGTGAGAGTTGGAGAAACAAGGGGCTCACGGACGTTGGGTAGGGCGATGGCATGGAGGGATTTTGAAAGTGAAGTGAATAGGGAAGAGAGGATTTTCATTCATTTCCCTGAAAATACCACCTGCCTCCTTCACTGATACATTGCTGCTCCAGAGTAGTTCTGATAATTCATGAGACTCAGTAATCTGATCATTTCTATGTAGAATAAAACTATAAATTGCTAATTTTTCTATCTTTTACAGGTTATCCCTTCAACGATGTTTGCCAGTGGTTTATTGACAGAGCTGACCTCATATTTGTTGTGTTTGATCCTACCAAGCTGGATGTCGGATTGGAATTGGAGATGCTCTTCCGCCAGTTGAAGGGTCGTGAGTCTCAAATTAGAATAATTCTGAATAAAGCCGATAATGTGGCCACTCAGGAACTGATGCGAGTCTATGGAGCTCTCTTCTGGAGCCTGGCACCATTAATCAATGTCACAGAACCACCGAGGGTCTACGTTAGCTCCTTTTGGCCATATGAGTACCAACCTGATACAAATCAAAACCTATTCCTGAAAGAGGAGGTCTCCCTACTGGAGGATCTCAACCAAGTCATTGAGAATAGGCTGGAGAACAAAATTGCCTTCATCCGCCAGCATGCCATACGTGTGCGCATTCACGCCCTTCTCGTGGACCGATACTTGCAGACTTTTAAAGACAAAATGACCTTTTTCAGTGATCCTGAGCTGGTCTTCAATGAAATATTGGATGAACCGGACAAATTCTACATCTTTAAATCCATCCTGGCTAAAACCAATGTCAGCAAGTTTGATCTGCCCAATCCTAATGTCTATAAAGATTTCTTTGGCATTAATTCCATCAACAGTTTCAAATTGCTGTCAGCACAGTGCTCATACATGGGAGGATGTCTGCTGGAGAAAATCGAGCGTATCATCACCCATGAGCTTCCTGCTTTGCTGGGAGCCATCGCTGCCGGGAAAAACCCACCTCTTTCATCCTGTGACATCACCGGATGTGGAGAAACGCCAAAGAACCGATACAGAAAGCCCTGAACAAGGAGCTTGTACATTATTTATGGGTGAAATAGCTTATGTCTTATCTGTCCAAGAAGCCATGGTTTATTAACCCTTTGAGAACTGAACGTTCAGCATCCAGGCACCTGTTGTATACCTTAAAGGACATTAAAAAAACTATCAAATCTGTACCATGAATATGTAAAAGAAGACGAGGAAGCACAAGACATTTTTGTAACCAATAGCATTCTATGAACAAAGATGTATCAACCTGGTCATTTTTGGCACAGTTTAGAAAGGTTTATAAAGGGCTCAGAGGGTTAATTTATTTGCAATGTGGCAAGTGGTTAGTGTCTCATGGTGCATGTTTAGAATAGAGCTTTGATAGCGCTTCTACCCCGTTTGGAGCATGGTGACTCCCAATTCCTGCTGTTGCTAACATTTGTTCTTGTACCTTTTTCTCATTTTCCTCCTCCCCTCATTAGTTATTCCTTGTCACCATGATCTACTTGCTGTATTTAAAACACACTAAGTTTCCACCTTCACCCACCCCATTCTTCAACTAAATAACCTCGTTTCTCCTCTCACCTCCCCAGACCTTTGGATCATCATTAACCTGATTGACAAACCATCCACAGATCCTGCAAGAGGGCACTCATACTCTAAAGCATTCAATTACAGGCCTCCTATAAAACTTAGTGAGAATCTTAACCGACGAATATAGTTGGTTCCACTGCTGAACCATACAGATTTTCTCAGCTGTTTGTGCTCTTAAATAGCAAATGTAGAGTGCAGCAAAGGTACAGACAATACGGCAGTGGTGTTGGGTGATTTAAAGAATAGAGAAGTGATATATCAACACATATAACAGTGTGTCGCAATCTAGCTTCATAAACCAATTTTGGTCTAGGATTACAGGCTGTGGTAAACCTAAACGGCTATTCAGCtagttgtcttttctccatttctctcccactCATTTTTCTTTCAATTATTTTTTATTTGATCTGCTCAACGTAATCACCTGTGCAGTGGATAAACTGATGAGTGCCTCAAGTCTATGACTTGTTCCTGTGATAGGGACTCATGCAGTCATTCTGCATTGATTTTCCAGAAACACTTTACTGCCCTATGTTGCCATGATACGAGCACTCTACACTGACATCTCTACAACATGTTAATGAGCTTTGGCACAGTGGCTGAGATGTAATCTTACAGCTATTCAGATTAAAGGAAGGCCTTATAAAATTTTTGACTACACAAGCTAATTTTAAAAAGTGCATGCATAAATGTAAACTTACACCACAGTACAGTTAAGACAAGTTTACTTTGAGATAATACAATTGTTTGTTGCTTCACTTTATTCTTCTTTCCTTTTTTGAGTGCCTCCCTTCATATTTTTGCCCCTCCACTTCTAGAGCTGTCCATCTGAGAGCTGTATAGTTAACTAATCCTCATCATGACACCTCTCTATGCCCTGTTGCGGCATTTGAGAGGGTGCTCCAAGTTGAAAATCCCACACCACCTCCACTAAAATAAACTTCTACTAACAGGATACTGAAAGCAATGAATCCCTTGTTTCAGTTCAGGGAGATAAAGGAGTTTCCCTAAATGGACAAATAAACCAATTGATATGTTTGGAGAAAAGTGTGTTGTGTGCAAGTAGAAAGAGAGAAGACGTAGTGTAAGAGTGAATCAATATGGGGCTCAGAGAATCTGTATGGGATATCATGGTAAAATGGAACTATGAAGCTATGAAATATTTGTCCAAAGAATTTTGACTGTTTGAACAATATTTAATTCAATATATGCACTAACAAAAGGGTTTCTTTCTATTTGTTTGGAAACCACAGTGAAGATTCCTCTCCCACACATGAACCATTACTTTTATCCAAGCGGGATGATATAATTTGGCTTCAATAGTGCACTGTTCACTTTCAGCTACCTCCCAACATGCTAAAGGCCACAAAACACAGGTTGGTAGCTGGCCACTAAGTGATCAAACAAGTTTAAGTGACGTACTTAACAATTTTGCAAGGATGGACAGGCCACTGCCATTGATGGTCAAATTGAATCAATGACACACTAATTTTTGTGGGAGGTTTAGATTTGCATTTTTCCCAACTCAAACTCTCAGCAACATGGCAATTGAGTACCCAAAAGTGGGAATGGGTGGCATGGGAGGGTGCAGTAATGTTGGTTCATGGGAAAATAAGGACCAGAAAGGATTTGATGTGATATTCAACAGGAAAAGTGGAGCAGTTAATATGAAGGTGGTGCAGTGCCTCTGACTCTGTTCGTACGTGCCCTGCAATCTAATTCTTGTCCATTAATTGCCCGCATGAATTGGTGGTTCAAACACTAGGTGTAAAAGAGCAAAGAGATAGCTGATGATTACTTTGGGGGGTCCAGATGGTGTACTGTGTTATTCATTTACATGTATTTCCTAGTTTTCAAACTTTTATCACATTCTCCCAGAACAATCACTACTGAacttatggggtgggggagggtagcgGATGGTCATGGGATCTCTTGGCTGTTGACGGAACTAGCTGTGTCCTATCATACAGACTCCATGGAGAGTGAGGACCGTGCAACATCTGATAATGGTTTCCCTGACCTGTGGATTCTGGATGTTGGTGGGAGCAGAATAATGTTGGCCATATTGGGTTAGATGTGTGACTGTAGGTGTTAGGATCTTTTGGTTATATTAGAGAAAAAGTTGTCTATTTTTAACCTGTGAAAGGTCTGTTCTTTTGCGACTGTATTGTGCCAGGAGACCCTGGTTTTCTTGTATGCTGTGGGTTCCTCTCTGTTTGCAGAAAACCCACTCAAGCAAAAAAAAAACCAATCAGTACTCTACAGGGTCGATTGTACAAACGCATGTGTCTGATGAGGAGTCTCGTCATTGGAAACATATTGGGACATTGTGGACAGGGCTTGCTACAAGTTTAACAGATGCAAAATTGTTGGGAGCGCATATTTGTAAAATCGGCCTTTACAGCTTGGCCTTCCAATTCTCGGTCTTTTTCTCCCCTCCCTGAATTCATGTCAAAAAGTTGGATTTAATTGGTGTTAAGAAAATCTGTGCTTTTTTGGCTCAAAAATAAAACATACTGTTTGGAATCAGAAAACGCCAGGCTTAACAGGACAGAAGGAGACAAGCTGAATCAATCAGGGGAGTCTACTTACAGCAAATGGGTGGTGTCAATATAATCATTAATGGCCAGCCTATGAAGCCTTTCAATTTAAGATTTAATTTAACGTGAAGAGCGTCTTATCGGGTTGAACCTGAGTTTTGGAATTCATCTTTTAGGGTTGCATCGGGTTAAAGACAAACATCAGAAGGCTTAGAAATAGCCTAGAATCAGTCTCTTACTGTTAATTTTTGGGATTAGCTACGGAATAAATCAAAGACCAGTTTACTTCAGTTTGTACACAATGCAGGTCCTTCTAATAAAGCTCATTTTCAAACACCTCACTTTGTCCTTAGATGTTCTTAATTGTCCCGAGTTGCTCTCTCTCGAATTTGTACAAATAAAATCTATTTAAGTGTACCAATTAGTTTTCTTTGAAGTCCTAAAAGTAGCAGGTTTACTAACAAATCTTCAGAATGAAATGTATCTTTCTTGTGTACAACAATTCCTTGGTCTCCCATGTGTCACCTCCCTTGATTCTTCTGGAAAGTCCTACTTGCCTTTGTAAAGTATCGGAAGAATGTTTCTCTGTTCTACAAGACAACAAAAGTGCAGCTGTAATCAGAATCC from Heterodontus francisci isolate sHetFra1 chromosome 24, sHetFra1.hap1, whole genome shotgun sequence includes the following:
- the srl gene encoding sarcalumenin codes for the protein MKGLVSFSIFLSLLVFVTADEGDEGEVEEQPQLQLPYRDRSHIDKTLHLNEKTPSDDYSGVLQRLRKIYHNAIRPLEQAYKYNELRQHEITDGEIVSKPMVLFLGPWSVGKSTMVNYLLGLDETIYQLYTGAEPTTSEFTVLMHGSKIRTVEGIVMAADSARSFSPLEKFGQNFLEKLVGIEIPHKLLERVTVVDTPGIIENRKQQERGYPFNDVCQWFIDRADLIFVVFDPTKLDVGLELEMLFRQLKGRESQIRIILNKADNVATQELMRVYGALFWSLAPLINVTEPPRVYVSSFWPYEYQPDTNQNLFLKEEVSLLEDLNQVIENRLENKIAFIRQHAIRVRIHALLVDRYLQTFKDKMTFFSDPELVFNEILDEPDKFYIFKSILAKTNVSKFDLPNPNVYKDFFGINSINSFKLLSAQCSYMGGCLLEKIERIITHELPALLGAIAAGKNPPLSSCDITGCGETPKNRYRKP